GGCGGTTCGGGTAACGGCGGTCCGAACAGCGGCGGTTCGGGCGCCGGAGCGGGTCAGCCGACGGGGGCGGCGGCGGCCGGGCCGCCGGCGTAGATCCGGGCGATGACGTCCTCGATCGCGGGTTCCCGCACCGACAGGTCGACCAGGGGGTAGCGCTCGGCGACGGCGGCGACGATCGGGGCGGCGCTCTGCTTGGCGGGGAAGGCCAGCCACTGGCGGGGGCCCTCGGTGCGGGCGACCCGGACGCCGGGCAGGTCGATCGGCGGGTGCTCCCCGGCGAGGTCGACCACCAGGGTGCGTTCGCTGCCGCCGATCTCGTGCAGCCGCTCCAGCGGCCCGTCCAGGACGAGCCGGCCGTGGTCGATCACCATCACCCGGCCGCACAGTTGCTCGATGTCGGTGAGGTCGTGGGTGGTGAGCAGCACGGTGGTGCGCTTGTCCCGGTTGGTCTCGCGCAGGAACTCGCGGACCTTGGCCTTGCTGATCGCGTCGAGCCCGATGGTGGGCTCGTCCAGGTACAGCACGCTGGGGTCGTGCAGCAGGGCGGCGGCCAGGTCGCCGCGCATCCGCTGGCCGAGCGAGAGCTGCCGCACGGGGGTGTCCAGCAGCTCGCCCAGGCCGAGGAGTTCGACGCACCGGTCGAAGTTGGCCCGGTACCCGGCGTCGGGGATCCGGTAGATCCGCCGGGCCAGCTCGTAGCTGTCGCGCAGCGGCAGGTCCCACCACAGGGTGGTGCGCTGGCCGAACACCACGCCGATCCGGCGGGCGAGTTCGGCCCGGCGGGCGGCCGGGTCGACGCCGGCCACCCGCAGCCGTCCGCTGCTGGGCACCAGGATGCCGGTGAGCATCTTGACGGTGGTGGACTTCCCGGCGCCGTTGGGCCCGATGTAGCCGACGCACTCGCCCTCCCCGACGGCGAAGGTCAGCCCGTCGACGGCCCGCACCTCGCGCTTCTCCCGCCGCCAACCCCCTTGCCGGGTCCGGACGGTGAAGCTCCGCCGGACGTCCTCGACCTCGATCACGGCCATGGTTCCCCTTCTC
The window above is part of the Kitasatospora sp. NA04385 genome. Proteins encoded here:
- a CDS encoding ATP-binding cassette domain-containing protein; amino-acid sequence: MAVIEVEDVRRSFTVRTRQGGWRREKREVRAVDGLTFAVGEGECVGYIGPNGAGKSTTVKMLTGILVPSSGRLRVAGVDPAARRAELARRIGVVFGQRTTLWWDLPLRDSYELARRIYRIPDAGYRANFDRCVELLGLGELLDTPVRQLSLGQRMRGDLAAALLHDPSVLYLDEPTIGLDAISKAKVREFLRETNRDKRTTVLLTTHDLTDIEQLCGRVMVIDHGRLVLDGPLERLHEIGGSERTLVVDLAGEHPPIDLPGVRVARTEGPRQWLAFPAKQSAAPIVAAVAERYPLVDLSVREPAIEDVIARIYAGGPAAAAPVG